In one window of Dissulfuribacter thermophilus DNA:
- a CDS encoding DUF932 domain-containing protein, which translates to MYYLTNEEIISLAPAAGAQAPIRGVSERYSFIPTIEAVDLLRDVGWFPVGVHQSQVRKEERDGYQKHMIRFVKDGLSFGGERIDLVLYNSHDRGCSFQLIASVWRKICGNGLMVASDFANFTHKHIGFNPDEFVNSANKIVAVADNIAESVEMMKTIELTRDERSIYAQAAHSLVYEVPEQAPIRPEQLLQERRYDDNGKDLWTTFNVVQENLMKGGLTYTTKSGRKRRSRPVKSLDRNLRLNKALWLLTEKMAELKS; encoded by the coding sequence ATGTATTATTTAACAAATGAAGAAATTATATCTTTGGCCCCGGCAGCAGGAGCACAAGCTCCTATAAGAGGTGTATCAGAACGATATTCTTTCATTCCTACAATAGAAGCCGTTGATCTGTTACGGGATGTCGGCTGGTTCCCTGTGGGTGTTCATCAGAGTCAAGTAAGAAAAGAAGAAAGGGATGGTTACCAGAAGCACATGATTCGTTTTGTGAAAGATGGGCTTTCGTTTGGTGGAGAACGCATTGATCTTGTTCTGTATAATTCTCACGATAGAGGTTGTTCTTTTCAGTTGATTGCATCAGTATGGCGAAAAATATGCGGAAATGGCTTAATGGTGGCCTCTGACTTTGCAAATTTTACCCATAAACACATTGGATTCAATCCAGATGAATTTGTCAATTCGGCGAATAAGATTGTAGCAGTAGCTGATAATATTGCAGAATCCGTTGAAATGATGAAAACTATTGAGCTTACGCGAGATGAACGTAGTATATATGCTCAGGCGGCACATAGTCTTGTTTATGAAGTCCCTGAGCAAGCGCCAATTCGACCAGAACAATTACTGCAAGAACGCCGCTATGACGACAATGGGAAAGATCTTTGGACCACATTTAATGTGGTCCAGGAAAACCTTATGAAAGGCGGTCTTACATATACTACAAAAAGTGGACGCAAAAGGCGTTCACGGCCTGTAAAATCGCTTGATCGTAATCTAAGACTAAATAAGGCCCTATGGTTGCTCACAGAAAAGATGGCGGAGCTTAAAAGT